The genomic window TTATCACCCTAAACTAAATGAAAGAGTCAGGCCTTGGAGGCCGTGACACGCTTGGCGACCTTTCCGGCAGGAGTGGTCGGCAGGTAGGCACCGCCGGCGAAAGTGGCGCCGCACTTCTGGCACTGCCATATGCCCGTGCTTATCCTTCTGACGGCCTTCCTTCCGCAGACCGGGCAGACGTGCTTCTGCTTCATCTTGGCCTCAACGGCCGCTACCCTTCTCCTGATCTTGAGACCGTACCTTGGACCGTATCTTCCGGCTGAACCAACTTTAGTAGTCCTTCCCATGAGCATCACCCCTAATTATCAACCGATTTTCACGACTGGAGAGTGTTTCCGGGGACGTTTTATAAACCTTTGCCTGGAAACTTTGGAGAGCAAAGTCCCATCAAAGTTCGCGGTTCCCTCAAACCCGCCGGTTGATGGAGGATTCCCTTATAAAATTTATCCGAGCGCTGAAACTTTGCCTGGCAAAGTTTCATCAAAGTGTGTGATTGAAGCTTTTGGGAAAAGCTCCACCAAAGAAACTTTTCTTGCTAAAAGTTTCATCAAAGTTTGTGATTCCTCTTCCAAAAGGTGCAGTTGAAAAGGGTTTGCACTATCAAACTGCCATTTTAAGCTGGAATTCACATTTCACAAGCCTCAAAACAGGGGTTTAAACCATCAAAGCGCTCCAACGGAGCGCGGAAGAAGCAAACCCACTTAAACAACGCAATTTCAAAAAGGAATTCTTCACCAAAAATCACACCCAACAAGGCAAACCATCTCAAAAACGAATCACCAACCTTGATCAAACTCTGCGGGACTGTCGTCCCTTGTGTCGAGCAAAGCTCGACATCGCGCAGGCGAACAAGCTTTAGGAAAGCTTGACCAAAGAACGTCCTTTCCCAGTCAAAGGAGCAAAAATAGGTTGTGCGCTGATGGATTGGGCAATTCTAAGGCGAGTTTGACATTAAGTAGGAGCTTTTGAATAGTTTCAGTCCATTTTTGGCGTCCTTTGGACGCCGTTTGAAGAGTGAAACACTCATAGGGGAGCAAATTGGAACGAAACTCCTTTCAGAAATTGCCAATTTTAGAACGAGCACTTCATTTTCCGCCAGCGCTGAAGCTTTTTGGAAAAGCTTCACCAAAAGTTTGTGGCTCCACTAAACTTGAACGTGCTTAAGTGTGATTATTCTAAGTGAAGAGCTTTCAACGCGGAATCCATTCGCTTTACAAGCTAAAAGGGAGTTCTCCCCCATTGACGCCCTCCGGGCGTTGGTTTAAAAACGAACTCCTCTAAAAAGAGCGTGCCTTAACGAATTCCAACATTCTAAGGCTTAAACTCACACGATAATCACACTTTAGAAACAAGCCCTGAGGAGGAGCCACAAACCTTGATCAAACTTCGCGCAGGCGAAGTTTGTAAGGGGGGCATTTGAGCTGTCGCCCCCCTGGGGGTCCCGACGTCATCGCAACCCGATACTCGTCGGGCAGATTTATATTGTGCCAAAAAGATAAAAGCCTTCTGGGATGAGCATCATTTAAGGGGGCAAACGGTATGGAAAGGGTATGGGGTTCGGTGTTTCCGCTCGTTTACATAATCGTCTTCGCTCTAACAATGAAGCAGTACAGCCTACAGTTCACTCCCCTTATTTCATGGGCTTTTGTCGGCGGGGTGGTTCTCTCTTCTTCGGCTGGCATTTACCTCGACGGCAGAATACCTCTAAGAAGTGTCTTCATCTTCGGACTTTTCACGCTGATATGGCTTCTTATTGGAATCAGGCACAGCTCACCGGGCAACTGGTATGTTCTGGGTGGCCTAGCCGGCTACTTTCTGCTCGCGATTCTCATGCAGAAGACGAGCAAACCCTTATAACTTCACTCCCAACTCCAATTAGGTGTAGAACATGGCTGGAACGATAAGCAAGATAATACACTTCAGAGACGAGGAAGAGTTCCTCGACGATATGACGGAGATAATGGAGCGCTTCTCATATCTGGCGAGCAAATACGGCCACAATCCGGTGGAGGGCGTTCTCCTGTGGGACTACATCGGCGTCCAGGACGAGGAGGGCGTCAAGATTTTCCGGGTCGGAGAGTTCCCATACTTTGAGGGGACGCTGAAGGTTGACCTTGAAACTCTCCGCGTAATGGAGCGCTACTTCGACGAGATGGAGAGCAAGTGGGACGAGCTCCGCGTGGAGGACATCGCCTACTTCGTGGAGATGCTGAATGAGGCCCTGGGCAGGGAAATCGTCTTCTACGAGGCCTACGACCTTGGCCTTGACAGGAACACCGCCTACATAATCATTAACATCGCGAACCTTCACTATCTGGAGAGCGTTCTCGAGGGGCGGGACAGGGAGATATTTGAGGAAGCCGTTGAGATGCTGATGAGATACCTTTGAGCGCCCAATTGCTTAACTGCATAATTAAATAAATGCGGAATTATGTAATTTTCCGGGGGTGATTGCTTGCTCTTCAAGAAGAGGGGAACCTTTACCGAGGAAGATGCCAGAAAGGTCATCGAAATCGTGAGCAAAAGGCCCAACGAGAGGGAGATAATCATCATGGCGGAGAGGATCACCGATGGGGCAAAGAGGCGCCTCTGGGACTACGCGAGGGGAGTTCAGCTGATGGCAGACATGACCGGCGAGGACAGGAGCGTAAGGGTCGAGATTCTTGAAGGCTACGTGAGCGAACACGTTAAGGGCGTTGATGTAGATGATCTGTGAGGTGTTGGTATGAAGCTCGTGATGGCCGAGGTCTTCAACAGCTGGCAAGGTGAAGGAGGGAGCGTTCCCGGAAGTGCCTTCGGCAGGAGGCAGATCTTCGTCCGCTTCGCCGGCTGTGACCTTCATTGTGAGTGGTGCGATTCCCGCGAGTATATCAACGCTTCCCGCGTTTCCCGCTGGAGATACGAGGTAGAGCCATTTACGGGGAAGTTTGAGTACAGACCTAATCCAGCGGGGCTCGACGATGTCGTTGAGGCCATTCTACGCCTCGATACCGGCGACATACATTCGATAAGCTACACGGGCGGCGAGCCCACGCTCCAGATAAGGGCGCTCAAGGCGCTTATGGAGAAAGTGAAAAGCCTCGGCTTCGACAACTTCCTTGAGACCCACGGCGGCCTTCCGGAGCTGGTTAGAGAGGTTGCCCACCTTACCGATTACGCGAGCGTTGACATAAAGGACGAAACGGCCAAGGCAACAGAGGACTGGAGGGCTTTGGTTCTCCGTGAGGTCGAGAGCATAAGGGTTCTGAAAGAAGCTGGCGCGAAGGCTTACGCCAAGCTCGTGGTCACCTCAGAAACGAAGCTGGAGAACGTTCGCTGGTACGCCGAACTGCTAAAGGGTTTAGCCCCCCTCGTAATCCAGCCGAGGGAGCCAATCGAGATAAGTCAGGAGAAGCTCATGGAGCTGTACCGCGAAGCCTCGCTCGTTATGGGCCGGAAGAACGTCGGCCTGAGCTTTCAGGTTCATAAGTACCTCAACGTGCTTTGAGGGGGTTTTTAAAGCTCCTCCCCAACTTCTCCCGGCGATGATGAGATTGGCCTTTGGGGTGAGTGATGCCCGGGATCGACGGCCTGAGCCTCCGTCAAATTTTTAAATCTCCCCCTTTTAGTAACCCACGGAAAGATTAAGGGGGTGGTGCCATGCCAGTGATAGAGGAAGTGGCGCCAAGGAGCTTCGAGAGGATTGGAAGCCACTCCCACATAAGGGGCCTTGGCCTCGACGAGAACGGAAAGGCCAGGTTCATGGGAGATGGAATGGTCGGACAGGTCAAGGCAAGGGAAGCGGCTGGAATCGCGGTCGAGCTTATCAAGCGCGGCAAGCTCGCCGGAAAGGGAATCCTCCTCGTCGGCCCGACGGGGAGCGGTAAGACGGCGATAGCCATGGGCATAGCGAGGGAGCTCGGTGAAGATGTTCCCTTCGTTCAGATAGCGGGGAGCGAGATTTACTCCGCTGAGGTCAAGAAGACCGAGTTCCTGAAAGAAGCTTTGAGGAGGGCCATAGGCGTAAGGATAAGCGAGGAGAGGAAGGTCTACGAGGGTGAGATAAGGGAGATTAAAATCAACAGGACGAGGCACCCGTTCAACCCCTACGTCGAGATTCCTGAGAGCGTCATCATAACCCTCCGCACGAAGGATGACGAGAAGACGATTAGAGCCGGGAGGGAGATAGCCTACCAGCTGCTTGAGATGGGCGTCGAGGAGGGCGATGTCATACAGATTGACGCGGAAACAGGAAGGATTTCCAAGATAGGCACCACCAAAGAAGAAGAGGGGCTGTTCTTCAAGCGCAAGGTGAACCTGCCGAGCGGACCAGTTCTCAAGATAAAGGAGTTCACCTACACAGTAACCCTTCACGACCTCGACGTTGCCAACGCCCGCGGAAATATCTTCGGCCTGCTCTTCAGCACAGGGGCGGAGATAAGCGACGAGATAAGGCAGAGGGTTGATGAGACGGTCAAGAAGTGGATCGAAGAGGGGAAGGCCAGCCTCGTGCCTGGGGTTCTCTTCATAGACGAGGTGCACATGCTCGACATCGAGGCGTTCTCCTTCCTCGCGAGGGCGATGGAGAGCGAGCTGGCGCCGATCCTAATCCTCGCGACGAACCGCGGAAGGACGAAGATAAGGGGCACCGACCTCGAAGCCCCGCACGGCATTCCGATAGATATGCTCGACAGGCTGCTCATAATCAACACCGAGCCCTACAGGAAGGAGGAAATTCGCGAGATAATCAAGATAAGGGCTAAGGAGGAGAAGATCGAGGTAAGCGAGGATGCCATCGAGTACCTCGCGGAGCTCGGCGAGAAGACCAGCTTAAGGTATGCAGTCCAGCTCCTCGCCCCGGCGAGCGTCCTGGCAAAGGGCGGAAGGGTGGAGAGGGAGCACATCGAAAAAGCTAAGGGGTACTTCGCCGACCTCAGGAGGAGCATGGAGTTCGTGGAAAAGCTGGAGGGCATGCTTCAGTAAAACTTTTAAGCTTTAATCTTTTAACTTTTCCCGGTGATAAAGTGTTGCCGGGGTTTTGGGGGAAGAGGCTCTTCGTTTTTCCGGTGGTTCTGGCACTTTTGGGGTTCCTTCCTTATGGTGGGCCCTCACTGACCTACATCCAGCTCAACGGAACTTTCTCCGGCGGTATCGTTGTTCCAGCAGCGATAGCAGGCGAGGTCGTTGATTACTTCGAAGGACTCAACGCCACCCTCTACTCGTTCGAGGCGGGAGTTACCGGGGACGAGATGAACGCCAGCATAACCCTCTCTGCCCTGAGGCTTTCCCCACCGCACGAGCCGGCGGACTTCGAGGTTATCGTAAACGCCCGCCCGATAAAAGGCACCACCTACGTTCCCTACGCCGAGAGAATCCCGGTGTGCATCGAGTACGGTGGGCGCAGGTACAGGGCGTTTTTGACGGTAAATCCCGTGCATGAGGTTAAGGCTTCGGGAAACTGGAGCCAGGATTACCTCAACGGCGCCTCAAACTCTACCCTAATGGCATTGGGTGACCTGAGGCTGATTCTCAGGGTTGAAGAATCGGGGCACTATGTCTTTTCGATCATGACCCCGGAGAACTTTGAAGTGGCCGCTGGTGGACTGGTGCTGGGGTGAAAACATGAGGCGCCTCCTCATTGCCCTTCCATTTCTCGTTTTGGGTCTTTTCTACCTGTTCATGGAACTCAGAATGGGCTACCTCATGGTGGTTCTCCTCGGCTGGCTCACCTTTGCCCTTGAATATCGCTATGGCGGCGAGAGCAAGGAAGGAGAAGAGCTTGTTGCCTTCAGCGTCTCGGCCTCAATAGTTATTGCACCTCTCCACGTGGCATTCGCGGAAGTCTTTGCTGTCTTTATCTTCCTGATGGAGGTTGCCAGTCTGTTCGCAAAGTTCAAGCTGTTTAGCCGTTCATGATTTCCATCAGCTTCCTGCTGAGCTTCAGGTGGAACTCAAACTCGTGATATGCCCTGTTCTCCGTCGGGAAGACAAGCTTCAGCTCGTTCAGCCCCTGCTTTCCACCGAACTCACCGAACACCGTTATCCCGTTCACCTCGATGACGCCGAAGACCGCCGCGAGGTTGAAGATCAGCGTTCTGAGCTGGTAAGCGGTAACGTCGTGTCTCCCAAGCTCTTTGCGCGGATACTTGAAGAGGAAGTACTCAAGCCCCTCCATCTCGGCAACATCTGTTATCGCTATATCTGCTGTAAGAAAGACGAGCAGAGTGGGCGTCATGTTGTCGTAGTGCTTGAGGGACTTCACTATTATCTCGTCGTTGTTGTGGGCCGGCTCCTTGACGCTCTCCGCTATGATTATCCTGTCCTTCAGCCTCTCGAACTCCTTTAGGGCTATGTAGGCAGCTTTTCTGCTCTTTTTCGTCCTCCTGTTGCTGAACTCCCTCAACAAACTTCCGTTCCTCACCTCGCGTCTCATCTCCTCCAGCTCCCTGTGGCGGTACTTGTAGTTCATCGCGTTCTCTATCTCCTTCTTTACTCCCTCGGCCACGACTATCTGATACCTGTCGAGGGGCCGGAAGCCCGAGATGAAGCGGTGGTAAAAGAGGTTCGTGTCCGGGGCAAAGGCGACGCCCTTTTTGAGCCTCTCGTAGAGCTCAAGGTTCTGGAGGAACTCGTCCACGTTGTCGTAGAGGATTATGCCCGAGGAGATAAAGCACTCGTAGAAGTCGGTGTAGGTGGGCAGTTCGTGGGAGAGGTACTCCGGAACCCGGTCGTTGAATTCCCTCCGGTTAACGGTGACTTCAACGCGGTAGCCCGTCTCTATCGGCTTAGCCCTCAGCAGGCGGAGACCGTACAGCGGGTAGCTCACTTCAACCTCCCCGAGAACGTTCATAAGAACCTGAAGCTCCGGCTTTTCGATGAGTTCAGTAGGGCGGCGCATTTCCATCACCCAGGAAGTTCTTGAGGCGCTGCATGTGGGTGGGTATCATCATGTAGGGCCTGTCCGGGAAGTCCATGTCGAGGAGGGCCATGTAGATTATCCTGTCCACCGGGAACTCCCTGAGCTGAACCACGGCAGCGGTGGCGAGGGCCTTTCGCCCGGAAGTTATGTCAAGCCCGATGGTGTACCCTTCCTTTTCGAGCCTCTGGAAGAGCTCCTTGAACTTTCTGTCGGCTTCAAGGAAGCTGTTGTCAGGGATTACGATGGCCTCGATCTCGGGAGTGAAGTTGTAGGCCCGCGATATTACTTTTAGTGCCTCCACAACTCTGGGGAGCTTTTTGCGGTACGTCTCTTCCGTGAATATGAAGACCCGGTCCGGTTTTCTCCCCCTTGAGACTACCGCATAGTAGGTATTCACCAGTGCCCATTCCGAGCGGCCGAGCAGGGTTATGTAGGCAATCTTCATAAACCACGCCCCCACACGTACGCTAAAGCACTGTAGGCTATCGCTAATATGAATGGAGCCGCTGAGATTCGCCCCTTGGCGGTCCTGTATGCGAGCAGGAACGGAATCAGTGCCATCACGAAGTATTCAGCGCCCCATGTTTCGTAAATTCCAAAGCCTGTAACGGCAAAGAGGAAAAGCAGGGATGCAACCACCCCCGCGGGAACGGTTAAAACCGTGAGCATGAGGACATCAACCGCTTTGCCCGATTTTCCCTCCGGGATTAAGACCATCCAGAAGAGGAAGGCCAAAAAGGTGAAGTGGAGAAGCAGTTGCGGGAACTCCACGTCAAGGTTCGGCTCTCCCCTCGCGGGCAGGTAGTAGAAAAGAGCCGCCCCAAAGGCATAGACGAGCGTCATGATGAGCGAGATTCCCCACTTCATCAGGGAAGAGCTGTCCATTTTCATCCGTTTACACCTTCATTCAATTAGCACCATCCCGTACAAAACGCTTTCGGAGAAGTCGATTTTCACGAGCCTTCCAATCTCGATGCCGATAGCGTCTATGCTCGGCCTGGCCTTGGTTGGAAGCTTGCACGGCTCGCCCCTCTCGAAGGGGCAGTCGTCGCAGAGGTTGCAGTTTCCGGGAAACAGGGCTGTTGCATACATTTTTCCCTCCCGGAAGAACTCCTCCTCCCTCTTCAGCAGGTACAGGAGGGCTTTCCGCTTGTCCTCCTCAAAGCGCTCCATGTCTATCTCAAATTTTATTATCAAAGCCTTTTTGAAGTGTCGCACCCAATCCCTTGCCTCCCGCCAGTCCGGGACGTGCGGCGGACAGTTTAATCTTTTGCCGTACATTGGACAGGAGCGGCACTTCCAGACCGGTCTAGGCGAGACTACTATCTCATCAGCCGGGATTTCCCTCTCCCACAGCACCTTCATGGGGCATCAAGGGAAAATGGAGAAGGAGCTTAAAAATCAATCCATCAGCCTGCCGCCGTTGACGTCTATTACTTCGCCGGTTATGTGGTCGTTTTCGAGGAGGAATATCACGGCGTGGGCTATCTCCTCCGGTTTAGCTATTTCTCCCGTCAGCGAGAGCGAACGGAGCCTTTCCTTTATCTCCGGGCTTATCAGCTCTGTATCAACCGGTCCCGGGGCCACTGCGTTGACGAGGATGTTGGGAGCGAGATGCCTTGCGAGGTTGAACGTGAGGGCTATCAGTCCGCCCTTCGATGCTGCGTAGTGAGGCCCGACCGTTCCGCCGTCCTTCCCGGCTATTGAGGCTATGTTGACTATCTTTCCCTTCTTCATGTACCTGAGAACCTCCTGGGTAACTATGAAGGCCCCCTTAAGGTTGACGCCGAGAACAGCGTCCCAGTCATCGTCGGTGACTTCTATGGGCTTCAGGGCCTTTCCAAGGATTCCGGCGTTGTTTACGAGGATGTCTATCCTTCCGAAGTGGTTGATGACCTCTTTGACCATCCTTCTGACCTCTTCGCGGTTGCTTACGTCGGCCTTTACGGCAATCGCATCGACTCCGTAGGAGCGGCAGAGCTCGGCGGTCTCTTCTGCCTTTTCCCTGCTGTGGGCGTAGTTTACGGCGACGTTCACTCCCTTCTCCGCGAGGGCTAGTGCTATTGCCCTCCCTATTCCCCTTCCGCCACCGGTGACGAGGGCAACCTTGCCGGCCAGCTCCACGGCAATCACCGGGTACTATTTTGTCGGCTGAACTTAATAAAGCCTAATGCCGAAATATTTTTACGTTTGAAAAGAGAGTTATTAATATGAAGAAGGCCCTGGTGGTATTGGTTTTGATCTTAGGGGTGTGCATCGCGGGATGCACGTCCCATGAAAAACCTAAAGGAGGTGTGGATATGGACCTCGAGATAGGTTCGGTGTTCCACAACGGGGAGTACATACCCGTTGAGTTCACGTGCGACGGGGAGAACGTTAACCCCCCGATATTCATAGGGCACATAGACCCCGATGTCAAGAGCCTGGTTATCATCATGGACGACCCCGACGCCCCCGGGGGAACCTTCACCCACTGGATAGCGTGGAACATCCCACCCCTTGGAGAGATACCTAAGGGGGTTCCGAGGCAGGCCGAAGTGGATGCTCCTGTTCATGTGATCCAGGGACGCAACGATTTCGGAATGGTAGGCTATGGTGGGCCGTGCCCACCGAGAGGCCATGGAGTGCATCACTACCACTTCAAGGTTTATGGTCTCGACACGACCCTCAACCTAAAACCCGGCTCAAGCAGGAAAGAACTGGAAAGGGCCATGGAAGGCCACGTTATCCAGTGGGGGGAGCTCG from Thermococcus sp. MAR1 includes these protein-coding regions:
- a CDS encoding 50S ribosomal protein L37ae; the protein is MGRTTKVGSAGRYGPRYGLKIRRRVAAVEAKMKQKHVCPVCGRKAVRRISTGIWQCQKCGATFAGGAYLPTTPAGKVAKRVTASKA
- a CDS encoding 7-carboxy-7-deazaguanine synthase QueE, yielding MKLVMAEVFNSWQGEGGSVPGSAFGRRQIFVRFAGCDLHCEWCDSREYINASRVSRWRYEVEPFTGKFEYRPNPAGLDDVVEAILRLDTGDIHSISYTGGEPTLQIRALKALMEKVKSLGFDNFLETHGGLPELVREVAHLTDYASVDIKDETAKATEDWRALVLREVESIRVLKEAGAKAYAKLVVTSETKLENVRWYAELLKGLAPLVIQPREPIEISQEKLMELYREASLVMGRKNVGLSFQVHKYLNVL
- a CDS encoding RuvB-like helicase encodes the protein MPVIEEVAPRSFERIGSHSHIRGLGLDENGKARFMGDGMVGQVKAREAAGIAVELIKRGKLAGKGILLVGPTGSGKTAIAMGIARELGEDVPFVQIAGSEIYSAEVKKTEFLKEALRRAIGVRISEERKVYEGEIREIKINRTRHPFNPYVEIPESVIITLRTKDDEKTIRAGREIAYQLLEMGVEEGDVIQIDAETGRISKIGTTKEEEGLFFKRKVNLPSGPVLKIKEFTYTVTLHDLDVANARGNIFGLLFSTGAEISDEIRQRVDETVKKWIEEGKASLVPGVLFIDEVHMLDIEAFSFLARAMESELAPILILATNRGRTKIRGTDLEAPHGIPIDMLDRLLIINTEPYRKEEIREIIKIRAKEEKIEVSEDAIEYLAELGEKTSLRYAVQLLAPASVLAKGGRVEREHIEKAKGYFADLRRSMEFVEKLEGMLQ
- a CDS encoding PIN domain-containing protein, which encodes MRRPTELIEKPELQVLMNVLGEVEVSYPLYGLRLLRAKPIETGYRVEVTVNRREFNDRVPEYLSHELPTYTDFYECFISSGIILYDNVDEFLQNLELYERLKKGVAFAPDTNLFYHRFISGFRPLDRYQIVVAEGVKKEIENAMNYKYRHRELEEMRREVRNGSLLREFSNRRTKKSRKAAYIALKEFERLKDRIIIAESVKEPAHNNDEIIVKSLKHYDNMTPTLLVFLTADIAITDVAEMEGLEYFLFKYPRKELGRHDVTAYQLRTLIFNLAAVFGVIEVNGITVFGEFGGKQGLNELKLVFPTENRAYHEFEFHLKLSRKLMEIMNG
- a CDS encoding DUF2284 domain-containing protein, with protein sequence MKVLWEREIPADEIVVSPRPVWKCRSCPMYGKRLNCPPHVPDWREARDWVRHFKKALIIKFEIDMERFEEDKRKALLYLLKREEEFFREGKMYATALFPGNCNLCDDCPFERGEPCKLPTKARPSIDAIGIEIGRLVKIDFSESVLYGMVLIE
- a CDS encoding SDR family NAD(P)-dependent oxidoreductase codes for the protein MIAVELAGKVALVTGGGRGIGRAIALALAEKGVNVAVNYAHSREKAEETAELCRSYGVDAIAVKADVSNREEVRRMVKEVINHFGRIDILVNNAGILGKALKPIEVTDDDWDAVLGVNLKGAFIVTQEVLRYMKKGKIVNIASIAGKDGGTVGPHYAASKGGLIALTFNLARHLAPNILVNAVAPGPVDTELISPEIKERLRSLSLTGEIAKPEEIAHAVIFLLENDHITGEVIDVNGGRLMD
- a CDS encoding YbhB/YbcL family Raf kinase inhibitor-like protein, which produces MDLEIGSVFHNGEYIPVEFTCDGENVNPPIFIGHIDPDVKSLVIIMDDPDAPGGTFTHWIAWNIPPLGEIPKGVPRQAEVDAPVHVIQGRNDFGMVGYGGPCPPRGHGVHHYHFKVYGLDTTLNLKPGSSRKELERAMEGHVIQWGELVGLYERK